AATTATCCAAGTCTATTAAAACTTCCCAGAGGGTTGGAAACACTTAACGGCGTATGCAGGGAAACAGCGCTGTGTGAGAGGCTTGCCTGATGACTGCTGGTGTTGTCAGTCACAGTCCATGGTTTGATGATGTGTTTCTGTCGCCTTGTACCTCTGCAGGGAACGGTTTCGCTAACCCCAGGGGCTCCCCCGGCCTCCACAGCACGCCCAGCGGCAACGGCCTGGGTAAAGTCATGCCCACCAAGTCTCCACCGCCCCCCGGAGGGAACATGGGGATGGGAAACCGCAAGCCAGACCTGAGGGTTGTTATCCCTCCATCGAGCAAAGGGATGATGCCCCCGCTGGTGAGTACAGAGCTCCACCGCTGCACACGAGAAGAAACAACCCAAGGACCTCAGCGTCTTCCTGCCGCGGGGCAGAGCAGATCGATGTTTAGCGTCTTTATCCAGACTCTCAGAGCTGGGTTTTGCCTACACACATTTTTTGATGTTATCACAGCAGTGCAGCTCTCTGTTCTAGTGAGGTTGTCACCTTACCAAGGACTATATTTATCTGCCAAGTGGAACTCACTCACTCGCAGTGTGCAGGCCTCATCGGAGCTGCAGTCTTCACAGATCTGCAGCTCCAGTCTTGTATCTCTCGCTCAGCTATTCACATTTAAATGAGAGACTTtctttaattataataatgaagctGCAGAGAGCTCTGACTGCAGCGAACACCTGAGGCTAAACTTCTCCTGGtcatatttcaacatttataaaacatcgTAAATGGGGGGTTTCAGACATTGGCCACGAATGCACTGTTTCCAACTTTTCATGTTGCAGGTGTAGTCGGCAACAGAAGCCATGCCAGGAAAACGATTGTGTTTGGTAAATACACCTCAGGTTACCGTGGGTGCTCCTCTTTTTCCGAGCCTGGATCAGTGTTTTAAAATAACTGCGTGTTACCGTGCCGACCATGTGAAATCGGCGGAGCAGCACGGGTTGCCTTGCGAGAGAGAGGTCTGAAgcaggtggggggtgggggggtggaaggTTCTGCTCCGTCTGAGCCGTCAGGGCGTTTTGGTGGTGGCCGTGGCAGGTCTGCAGACAGCCTGTCATTAGGCCATAATGGTATTAAATTAATCACATCTCGGTGTGACAGAGTGTAGATGAAGACTTAATCATGGGCCCAGGGTGTGAGCCAGATAATATCTTGTCGCCCTTGTCGTGTCTTCCTGCTGCTATTGATTGAGTGCGGGCATTAAGACAGCCCTGGTCTGGTCTGGTGGCAGTATGTCCCACCGCACCGAAAAAAAGATGgagcttctgcttcttctttcagCGCAGGGAGGAAAGGAAGTGCACCAAGATTCCTGGTTTAATCTCTTCCTAGTTTAGTTTCCCTCTCTGTTGCCCATAGTCCATAGACATGCAGGTAAGGCTGATTGGAAACACTAAATTACCAATAGGTGTGAGTTTGTCTGCAAGTGTCAGCCCTGTGATCGAGGGAGATGTGACGAGGATTTGGACAAAATGGTTCTTTGGGTATCACATTGAACCACAAACCCAAAATGAGTGTCCCAGTTGTTCCCTCCACTGTAAAAATCTAGATAAAGTAGCCAGCACGATTTTCCAGAGCGATCTACAGTTGCTCCGCTTCTTTTCTGTAACTctgcctctcttctcttcttccgcTGAGAAcagtcggaggaggaggaaatggatTTGGTGAGTTTTGACAAATGCCTGGCGCAAATGGCTGCAAACGTGAACATGCTTCCGGTAATCACACGCACGCTAGACCGAGGGCGCTCGAGCCGGAGATTGTCTCTCGGAACTGCCGGCAATAAtgatgttataaaaaaaagaaaaagggtttGTCACTGCATGTTTTGGGTTTGGCCTGTGAAAATTGCCTGAGCCTGTTAAATTGGCTCCTCCATTCCCAACACGTCACTGTAAGTCATAAACCACTAGTAGTACgcgtatgtgagtgtgtgtgtgtgtgtgtgagtgtgtttgtgtgtgtgtgtgtgtgttcgtgttttagtttgtgtgtgtgtgtgtgacagagagtgagagagagagagagatgtatgCGTGAAtcattgtttaataaaaaatatatagtcTATCACAATCTGGAAAGTTTGAGGGTTAAAGTCGTCTCGAGTGAAGTACAAACCATTAACAGTATATATTTTTCCACTGAAGTGAGGATGACATCATCTGAAATGATATCATTCTGTGAGACACTTGGGTTTGGTGAAGTCATCTGGCCGCTGAGTGTTGGAACAATGCGAGGAAGCCATCAACTGGATTATGATGCAATGCTTCTTCAAATGCAGCTGCTGGCATCGGCACATATCCCTGATACATAAAATTCTGAGCATTTGTTTTGGTATTTGATTAGTCTTTgcgtgggttgtgtgtgtgtgtgtgtgtgtgtgtgcgtttgtagcGTCGTATGCTGCATGACCACACCGGACTCTGTAGGTCTGTTTGTGTGGGCTGCATGCCAGTCGCTGCACTAAAACAGAAAACGACTGGAGCTCCTGCGTGCGTCACCCTGGGAATTGAAATGTGTCGTTAATTTTACCCCTTTGCACCCTCTCAGTTAAGAGGTGTTTATTTGATTATGAGCCGGATCCCCAGACTCACTCTGACTTCGTCTCACTCCGGCACTAACGCTATAAAAGCATTTGGTTTTCTCATCGACTGACAAAGTAGAAACTAATTTAGAGGATTCTAATAAATATGATTATTCGTATTTTTGTGCCTCCAGCTGCATGTCTCCTTGTGATTCCTGCACTGACTATGTCCCTCACTTAGCCGCTTAAAATTGATGCAATAAATTTATAATTACTATTAATTAGTGAAATCAACCTGTCAGTTTTTGTATATATTCAGTTTAGCATGACACACATTGTTTTATTGAGCTGTAGGTGGATACATTTCAGAAAATAAACCAAAGCATCACTTATTCATATTTGATCAGTTATGGCAACATTGGATCAGAAAGATTAAATATTGACTCTCATAAAGCTTCACCACCCCCTTGTGGCAGCTGTCATTATTACACTCTTTATGTCCCAGATAACCATCATATGCAAATCAAAAATGGAAAATTTAGTAAAAACTTgaaaatgaaggaaaaacatttaTGCTGTCTTTATTtctaagaacacacacaaactgtttttgtatttgtattctgGGCTCatgctttctttctctgttgctttgtgtgttttgcagaaCACCCAGAGGTTAAACAGCTCCCAGTCCAACCAGCCGCTGGCCACTCCAGTTGTGTCTGTCACCACCCCCAGCTTACCCCCACAGGGCCTGCTCTACTCAGGCATGCCCACCTCCTACAACCCCGCCGGTGAGTCTGGCCGCGCTCTCCCCTCGGACCGACAACAACCACCTTAGCTGTGACTGTTTGTGCCGCACGCTGGTTCCCTGCTCTTTTTCCAGTGGCACTCAGCTGAAACGCGAACGAGTtctcaccctgtgtgtgtgtgtggctccttttgtttttacagagtACTCCCTGAGCAGCGCAGATATCTCTTCCCTACAGGGCTTCAGCTCTCCTGGGCTCTCATTGGGCTCCATGTCGGCATGGCAACAGCATCAACTGGGCCAGGCAGCTCTTAATTCTTTGGTGTGAGTAACACACTTCCAAACAAAAGCACACTCTCCAGACGCCCGCACATGAAAGCAACACCCACCGCGCTCTGTGATATTATGCTGAATCACACATCTACATATTCCTGTCTCTTCACCTCCTATCTGTCGTCTGAAGTTCCCTGTTTGTCCCCTCTGCAGTGGCGGAGGTCACCTCACTCAGGTCTCCAACCTATCCATCAACACCAGCCAGAGCATAAACATCAAGTCCGAACCCATTTCGCCGCCGCGGGAGCGCATCTCCCAGTCCAGCTtcccccagcagcagccgcagcagggGTCCAGCCGGCAGGAGGTGCTGGGACGCTCCCCCGCCGAcagcctcagctcctcctgtaGCTCGTACGACGGGAGCGACCGTGAAGACCACCGGCCCGACTTCCACTCCCCGCTGGGGCTCGGCAGACCCCCCGCTGGCTCTGAAGACAGGGAAAGCCCCTCGGTCAAGCGCTTGCGCATGGACACGTGGGTGACATAAAGAGCCCCGACCACGCCTCCAGtcaccagccaatcagagagagggaggggttcGACATGGAGCTGAAAGAAAGAGCAAGGGTCCTTTGAGCTATTATTATGATACTATTAGTCAACTCCATTTTCAATTTGTGAGACTGAGATGTAATATATCTAAAGTCAATTGTCAAACTGATGCAGTaagatttaaaaagaataaaatgtcAGTGGGTGGGACTGAATTAAATGCACAAGCGGGTGGAATCAGGTACTTGGTGCAATTCGGACTTTTTTGCAGAAGAGAGAAAATTGTTAAACAATAGGCGGTAGATTATTGTAGTCACTGGTCTAGTCAGACACTTACATGTAGTTGCTGTTTTGCTGTTGTGCTTGCATGTTGCAAACAATCAGAGGAAGTTGTGTTGCTTTCAGGCTGAGGACCCTTAAATACGATGTTCACTGCAAGAActatcttttaaaaaaaaaacaaatcatgctGTAACCACACAAGACCTTTATCTCAAGTGGCCTCTCGTGATTTATCGACTCGATCAGGAGACACAGACAGCACCGAGTTAACTAATACTACACAGGAGTTatggtcacatgagaaacagAGACTACTTTAGTGAATAGATGAAACAACACCTGTTGGgggaggtaaaaacaaaaatagcaaCAGAATTTATTGCAATAATGACATACttattcattttataatttaaagGAGTAGGATATTCAGTCTAAATGTGCAATTAAGAAAACCTGTCCAGTTGAACTGGTGAGAAAATCAACATGTTCACATCTGTATAACAGTTCATCAGTAATATAAGCCAaagctgttttcttttgttattttgtacAGTTGCTATGGTTTCCTAAACAGGTCACTCCAAATGCACCGTTTCTTcgccattgtttttttttcttctttttttatttttaaattgtgctTTATTACAAACAGTGTAAAGTCATGTACGCCACATCATGAATCGATAATCTAAAGCCATGAACATTTACTTGTTCTGTTTGTATGATTGAAAATTTGAGccaaacatttttctttctgttttgtaaATAGCGACTTTAATATATATCACCGGGGTGAGGGTACAGGCTGAATGTACTGTACGACCACCGTTTTCAAGAAAAGTATATTTTTGTGGATTACAGCCGAGTTTACAAGAGTAGAcccttcaaaaaaaaaagtagatcATTCACTGGTCGATATTTGCTATCGTGTTCATTTTACTGTAATCTCTTCTAAATTTAATTATCAACATAATCTCCTGTACgttttagttttctttctctctctctctctttagtaGTGGTGACtgtttgtcctgaagacattgtGATAACAATGCTGTGAGGTTGAAGTTCTactattttcatatttatgaaGGATGATCACAAGGCTACAGGGGAAATAGGGTTTTCCTCCCCTCCTATTGTGTTAGCTCGTGTTAGTTGTATACCAGCAGCTGCGGAATACACTGCCAACAGTCAAACCCAACGTCCCACATCCCAGAATGATCTACTGTTGCAGCATGAGAGACGTGGCACCTCTCAGGCCTTTTCCACTGTCCTTTTACTGGCAGAAGCAGAAGACATAAACGTGATGGAGGCGGCTGCTGACCTTCACACAAATCTGATCCCGCCCGTGTTGTAAATATCTCACCGGTTTCCTTTAATTGGCTACTGAAAGTGGATTCATATCAATAAGTAGTGAGAGTGCTGCAGGCCTGTAGGAACCTTAGGAGCTAGACAAGTGGAAATCAGAAGGCGCTGAGGTTGTGTGCAGGAAAAGTGCTGCAACACAAAGCTGATATCTTGGCTGGAAAAAAAGGAGACGGTGACTTGTTTCCTTCTCGTTCGTCACAGAAGCAAATAACTAAGCAGTTAaatcataacaacaacaacaacaacaacagtgcaaCGTCATCGACTTCAATCTCCTCGCGTCAATCTCACCGCACACCGGTGTCTGAGACGTTTGCTGTACGAGAGCGAGGTATCACTCTGCATTCGCCTCGACATGTCTTGTGTGCGTGTCTCAGGTTTCTGTTCTCTCTGCCCCATCGTCAACGCCATAGAAGTTCTCAGTCACAGCCTATGATGATCTATGCAGTTTTAACCTCAATTcccattatatatatatatatctatataaatagAAGATGATGTCATTACAGGTCACGTGTAGTCCACATAGCATTAGGAAGGAGAGCATCAGAGGACAGACTGTTAGCGTCTTAAATCCTGAAGTGCCACAGCTTGACGTCGCTGGACTTCACGAGGCACAGAATACATTTTGTGAAATGATTGATTTGGATCCCCCGGGGCAATCTCTTCATGTTCATGCACATTAAGTAGACATCCCATGATGCTTAGTGATTCATTATGTAAATCCAGGTGAAAATAGCAATAATAAACCACAAAACTACaactaacacaaaaaaaaattgtctgccCGTCTTGGCGGCATCACCTCGTAGTTGAGCACATGCTTTAGCACTCGATAACATATCAGGGAATTTTGTAGTTTACCTATATGCACAGTTAGGAAATGCCTTATCCCAAAGAAAAAAACGACAccactttttattttctaaacgCAGAAATCACTCAAACGTGACCAGACCTGCCTTTTTTCGGGAAAAAGACTCGCACCAAGAAAAACAATGCCTGGGTGAATGCACCGTGATACGCTCGGCTCCCTTGGGTGTATGTCCAGATTCTGCACAACTGATGAATGTGAAAGGAATGGCTAATCAATGAACCTTTGTAGAGGACTTTCTTCACTTTGCTGTGCAAGAGTACACTGCTTTGCTTCATGGCTTTTATAAACAACAGAACTACGTGTTTGGTAAGTGTTTGTAGTTGATAGTTCACTTAACTAAAGAAGCTGTTTTCGGTCTAGACGCTCGGACCGTTTGGCGGCACAAGCTGGACTTTGTTGCCAATAATGAAATTATTTGTTTCGGAATTTAAAAGAGATTTTAAGTTAATCTACATTTTGTTTCCCTtgaatgtgttattttattttcatcatatgATAAATATTCAAGTGATCTTTTTATTAAACAATTAAGATACTATGCTAGCTATTGTTGTACAAAATTTGTATTCTTCACAAAAGTACAAATATTGGCTTTTAATGTGTAATTTAGGTGATCTCTTTTATTCTGTATAAAATGAAGTAAACGACTCTTACATAGAATTTGTTCTCCTGTGAAGTCCCAAACAGTAGAAACTGTCAACTTTATTAAACACCTCAGTGTATGCTCAATCTGAACTCCATGTCTATTCGTCTTTGAATTCCACTTTGAGAATGTCTTTTATTGCCTGAGTTAAAACAAGGGGGGCAGTTTCTCTCTTGCCTCTCACACAGTGACACAAgcagaacaaaaaacacaatactGTAAAACAAAACTATACTTCCTACATTGATGATAGAAATTTTTTGATATACATCAGTTACAAAAGATTTAAAATGCTGATTTAATGTCTGAGCTCAGTGTGGCAGCCTCTGTTTAAGTCAAAATAGAAAAACCTCAGCAAGTATGATTATCTTTGTTTTATAGTTTCTATAATATTATAACTGGTGTTTAGGTAGCTTTTGGGTGCCGTAGTTATTTGATTTCTATAAAGCCAATTTTAACTAATCGAAGAGGTTATACTGTAGATATATATTTTAGAAAGATAAACTAGATTCTGCAAAATGATTAGTTAATAGTCAAGTCAGCTTAAGTTAAATGGAATGAAATTGagttagtattattattattatcaatattaatCTAGCCATATTTAGCCTTTTGTTGATATTAAAAGTGTTAAATgagtgtttttatatatatacacacacacatacacatatacagaTAAACTAATAACATCATACAAAACACCAGAATGTATTTACCATGTGACAGTGACATTCCAATTCACACGAGGTTTTACCCTAGGTTTTTAGAGAAGAGATTTCTGCAGTTCCAGCGCATGACCAGCAGACGGCACTGTAACACAGTAAGCGACTCTATAGGCCGCAGGTCTGCTGTGTTGATGCTTGTTGTTGGTTCAGGTGGAGGAAGTTGATGACGCAGGCAAAGTTAACAGAAGAAGTTAGTTAAAAATGTCCAGTTCAAGGTAAGTTGAacccttttaataaaaaacactgattttAAGTGTTTAGGGGCTACAGGTGCTGATAGAACATTTGAACAGACGCTAACTTAAAGTGGGAGTTGAGTTCAAGGTTCAGCCAGAACTTCAAACGCTTCAAAATGGAGGACAGGTGAAACTAGCTAGTGCTGGTAGTGATGACCCCATAAAAAAATGCTGAGAACGAACCTCAAAGTTTGGGTCCTTGAGGGTGGATGTCTGGACTGGGCCAGagacagtaaataaagatggatgatgggaCAGCTCCCAAAAAGAAGGGCTGGGGGGGTCGGGTCGGGTCGGtcagtcataaaccctgcctcctctgtgttagtggatgggaccaaactaaaaagctAAAGTGCATGTCAAACTTTCTTCCCCCTTAAGGTGGTGTCTATGATTTGAGGTTGCtctcatctcactgatgtgTGTCAAAGGGCCAGTTCTTCCAGTAAGCTtggttttaataagttatttgatgctattgaaacagagtgaaatgccatgattgacagcttatACTGAGTCTTGATGATCAAGTCCGTGCAGAGGCGGGACTTCGATACCGTGGCTCCATCCCCAGATCGCTACTGTGCAAACTTTGCCCTCAAATGCACAAAAGGGCTGCGTTTGTATCCAGgattattttggcttcatttcaggattcgaaggaagtggagacacgtcatccATTTTTATGTTCAGTCTTTGCCCTCTGTACCTGTCCTTAAGTGCATGTGCTTGGCTGTGATGAACCAGGTCCTGTCTGCATGTGCAGAATAACCACAGAGGATGTTAAAGCTGTTTAAGTTGCATGTGAGGGAGGGTGCCATGCCACCTGCCATGGGGGGGCTTGCCCTGCTCCGCTGCCTTTCAACTGGGAGCCAAGATGCAGCGCTTTCATGAGGCCCTGATCTCCTTAAGACGTTAGCAAATATTGAACGAGACTCGGTCCAAACTGAAACTCATCTGTTGTCATATAGTCCCTagcgaggagcagagagagggaacacCAGTGGGCCTCCTGCATTAGCCCCCATACAGCTAGAGTTTATACTTTGCAAACACAAATGCTCAAGTTTGACGAGCTTAGGCTAAACCTTTTTCCACTCTCAACAAATATGCGGCTGTGTgaaagaaatgaatgaaaaggCCGGTGCCAGATCAGAGCTGAAGATCGGGGATGAGGTAAAACGAAGAGACAGCCAACATTTCATATGCCTCAGTCATGTTGCAGAATCCATCGGCAGTATTTCCGGTCTGTTTTGGACACATAAAAAGGACGTTGTATTTTAGAAGTAGGCCACATTATGGCTTTAAGTGTATTCTCAAATTCTTAACCCTCTAAAAACAGATACACAGCCTAACAAATGCAAAATGAACTATATTCAAAGCAATAACAATGAGGCCGTCTAGCAGGCTACCACTGCGTGTGCCTACAATGAACAACCTGCCTTGTgatgaacaaaatatttgtCACCGGATTCTTTTCCCTCTCCCACATTCTTCATGAAAGAACTGGGCAGGACTCAACACTCGAGCTTTAACTGTGGCATTCTCATAGTCATTGAAACTCATCTTGTGAGACTGGTATGGCTAGTTTCACCCTGTTTGGCCTCTCCACCAATCGCACGCCTTCAAAGTTGCCATCAAGCAGGAAAGTGCACTCCACAGTTGGAGCTGCCCCGAGACTCGGACTGTTTAGTCTTTCCTCATCATCATAGCTAGGATGGTTGAGCTGCCTGTTGGGAAACTTGCTCTCGGTGAAAACTGAGCGAGGCTGCTCAGCCGAGCTCGACTGAACAGGTAAAGaatgatgttttcttttgactATATTTGACTAAAATGATCCGGGAGGGGATGACAGAAATCTACTCAGATACATTTTTAGGATCAGACATCAGGTAGTAGATTTAATTCTAAGATTAACTTTGTTAAAGCGGCTGAATACCTGCTTTGTTTTGAACGTTAcctatttgtgtttcttttagcTTAAGACAGATAACCGGGGAATCTTGTGTGACATGAATATCTTTGCTATTTCCTGTGTATGGTGGAAGGGTTTCAATAGATCTAAATTTGCCTTCAGGAAGTATTATTTGTGCCTTAGACAGAACATTTAATGTAAAACAGACTGTGGGGATGTATCCTTATATTCAATCATTTTTAAAGATTGTTCATAACTGTAATCAGTAGCCACATGTAGTAGATTTtaaatgttgctgttgtttattGTCATGGTATGGCAAGTACACTTGTAACACACAGGAACCTGatttgacattttctgtttatGTGTAGGTATCACTCAAGATGGAGGTTAAGAAAAAGACCTTCCTGGAGAACTTGCGGCTGAAAACTAAGTTGCCCAATCTGAAAAAGCCCGGTAAGAGGCTACTCGCCAAGCGGGGCAGGAATCTTGCCAATCGCCGCAGTTTTTCTGTACCAGATCTGAGGTTGGTGCCAAGTGAAACCACACAGAGCGCCTTGCTGTCCACCGACTCTGATAACATCTCCGTTGGCATTTCTCCCCATATGAGTGACACTGATTCTGTCGCAAGTGGCTCAGTCACCGATGGACCAATTTTCAGAATGGACAGACTGAATGACTCATATGCAGAAGTTACACCCAGGGTTCATACAGTCTACGCAGCGGCAGCTATGAACAGAATAAGTGCACCAGCAGCTATTAACAGAATAAGTGCACCAGCAGATATACTGGCCCTTTATGAGGACGCTGAATGCATGATGAATTTAGAGATGGGAAACTCGCCTGAAGAGGCTTTGTATGCACAGGTGATTAAAAAATCCAAAGGGAGTGGACAGATATTTGCTATGGACCCTGTTCCTGCACCAAGATCTGTTTTTAACAACGTACTGAACGTCTATCCACCAAGACCAGACCGtatagagagagggagtgtcTCAGGTGAAGACACCTCAGGAGAGAGACTTCTCCCAGGTTATCTGGCTGCAGCACTGGCCAGAGCCCATTCACTGGGAGAGCAATCAACGCCATACACAGACAGAAGGGCCCAACCAATTGAACAGAGGAAGGCCATATCTGAAAACAGGACTCCGCCAGTATCCAAAAGAACAGCTATTCCACAAAGCATGTTTCTGAAACTAGATACTCTGGGTACTCCTTTGGAGAGTGCAGATGGCAACTCGCTGGACTCTGCCTCTGGCACTCCCAGCGAGGAGCGAGTCAGTGGGCCCTGGGCAACGGACTCAGAGGAACTGGACCGCGAACTCTGCTCCCCCATCCTTAGGAGACGGGTCTCCACAGAGGAGGCTCTGCGAGAGGAAACCCGGGACGAGGAGGCTCTGCGAGAAGAAGCTCGGGACGATGAGGCCCTGCAAGAAATAGGAGAGGTCAGTTTACTACATGCGCATTACTCCAGCTACAGTCATAGGAGAAGTATGTCGATTTATATTGAGATGTTATTTGATGATTTCTTTGTAAAGCAATAGTACACATAGAAATCAAAACCAATCCAGTCCTGTGCAAAAACACCAAAGACCATTTACTCCAGTTGGCTgaagtccccttaaattcaaacacgctgcaccaaattacattCATTAATAGCTGCATAAGATCAAGATCCATGCATTTTGGGAATTTGGAGGAAATGTATTTCCCAATGTTAAAGACAGTTGTAAAAATGTCCGCCTCATTGTCCGGATCTGTGCCCACATTTAATGggtttctttcttggcccatatTCCATCCTCTACCAAGATTtctggaaatccattcagtagttaTTTAATAGATTCCTGCTGATaaaccaaaaaacaaacaaaccttgcCGAAATATAACTTCTTGAAGGAGGTAACTATTCTTCTCCTAGGAATTAGATCATGTATGTATCTGTAGGGCCATAATAAACTGGTCCAGAGAAGGGTTGTGTAAAGTAAATAAGGTCTTTTGAAAAAACAGTTTCAAATATAACATCAGCACAGTAAGAACTGTGAGTAACGCAGTACAATGTAACATCGGTCACATTCCCCTGAACATTTGCATgctttcatttcactttcaaaTAGTATGGGTTGGTTTTTCGTTATTATGCTAAGAGGTATGCCCAGACTCTGACATGGTGACTTACATAAAGTTGACATTCCTTTTTTTAAGCTTATACTTTATGAAACTTTTCAGTCTACTGCTGCAGCCACAGTAAATCCACAGTATTCTCCCGAGATAAGTGTTAAATGCTAATTCACCAGAGATGAAACTCAGGCTGTTGTATCCTGTTTAGTTTAGATACAGACAACGGTTGAAAAACCAGTAGAACGAGTTAATGGCGCAAGAGGCTTCTTGCCTTGACACTTTTTCCTGTTGATAACAGTGGTgtgcttgttgttgtttgtctgtatcAGCCATTATCTATTATAACGAACATTACAGTCAAGTCAACGTTTTCATAGGTAGCACATTAACAACAACTACACCTGACAATGTGCTGAACAAGATTAAAATACgtacaaaaacaatataaatatacacatacaaaaaacagggaataaggagaaaatacaaaaatcttAAACAAGATGAAATCATTGTGTTAAACTCTGGTTTAAACATTTCTATGGAGTCTGTGTTAAAATGGATAAGCCCCTTTTCAAGTGAAAAGTACAATGAGACCTTTAGAGTAGCAGCCTTATCTACACCCATCAGCTTGATTGTTTTACTCCATGCTTGCAATCtgatatataataaaatgtatggtttttgtctgtgtagatgtccaGTGAAACGTTCGAATTCTTTGAAGAAAATGTTCAAGACCCAACGGACAACTCTGTGAGTACTCAATACACTGCTGAAGAAAGTCAAAATGTGACATGAGGAAGCATATCAATGT
Above is a genomic segment from Pleuronectes platessa chromosome 7, fPlePla1.1, whole genome shotgun sequence containing:
- the mef2aa gene encoding myocyte enhancer factor 2aa isoform X1 — protein: MGRKKIQITRIMDERNRQVTFTKRKFGLMKKAYELSVLCDCEIALIIFNSSNKLFQYASTDMDKVLLKYTEYNEPHESRTNSDIVEALNKKEHRGCDSPDPDASYVLTPHTEEKYKKINEEFDNMMRNHKIPSALPQQNFSMHVAVPVSNPNAMYQPGGTLGSQSLASATSSLSDSGMLSPPQASLHRNVGSSGGPQRPTSAGNAGNGFANPRGSPGLHSTPSGNGLGKVMPTKSPPPPGGNMGMGNRKPDLRVVIPPSSKGMMPPLNTQRLNSSQSNQPLATPVVSVTTPSLPPQGLLYSGMPTSYNPAEYSLSSADISSLQGFSSPGLSLGSMSAWQQHQLGQAALNSLVGGGHLTQVSNLSINTSQSINIKSEPISPPRERISQSSFPQQQPQQGSSRQEVLGRSPADSLSSSCSSYDGSDREDHRPDFHSPLGLGRPPAGSEDRESPSVKRLRMDTWVT
- the mef2aa gene encoding myocyte enhancer factor 2aa isoform X2, which produces MGRKKIQITRIMDERNRQVTFTKRKFGLMKKAYELSVLCDCEIALIIFNSSNKLFQYASTDMDKVLLKYTEYNEPHESRTNSDIVEKLRNKGHNDCASPDPDDCFGHSPLMDDHFGKLSEESDLMYKRCGPSALPQQNFSMHVAVPVSNPNAMYQPGGTLGSQSLASATSSLSDSGMLSPPQASLHRNVGSSGGPQRPTSAGNAGNGFANPRGSPGLHSTPSGNGLGKVMPTKSPPPPGGNMGMGNRKPDLRVVIPPSSKGMMPPLNTQRLNSSQSNQPLATPVVSVTTPSLPPQGLLYSGMPTSYNPAEYSLSSADISSLQGFSSPGLSLGSMSAWQQHQLGQAALNSLVGGGHLTQVSNLSINTSQSINIKSEPISPPRERISQSSFPQQQPQQGSSRQEVLGRSPADSLSSSCSSYDGSDREDHRPDFHSPLGLGRPPAGSEDRESPSVKRLRMDTWVT
- the mef2aa gene encoding myocyte enhancer factor 2aa isoform X3, with protein sequence MGRKKIQITRIMDERNRQVTFTKRKFGLMKKAYELSVLCDCEIALIIFNSSNKLFQYASTDMDKVLLKYTEYNEPHESRTNSDIVEKLRNKGHNDCASPDPDDCFGHSPLMDDHFGKLSEESDLMYKRCGALNKKEHRGCDSPDPDASYVLTPHTEEKYKKINEEFDNMMRNHKIPSALPQQNFSMHVAVPVSNPNAMYQPGGTLGSQSLASATSSLSDSGMLSPPQASLHRNVGSSGGPQRPTSAGNAGNGFANPRGSPGLHSTPSGNGLGKVMPTKSPPPPGGNMGMGNRKPDLRVVIPPSSKGMMPPLNTQRLNSSQSNQPLATPVVSVTTPSLPPQGLLYSGMPTSYNPAEYSLSSADISSLQGFSSPGLSLGSMSAWQQHQLGQAALNSLVGGGHLTQVSNLSINTSQSINIKSEPISPPRERISQSSFPQQQPQQGSSRQEVLGRSPADSLSSSCSSYDGSDREDHRPDFHSPLGLGRPPAGSEDRESPSVKRLRMDTWVT